In the genome of Variibacter gotjawalensis, one region contains:
- a CDS encoding NADPH-dependent 2,4-dienoyl-CoA reductase, which yields MADPGNAQFPNLMAPLQLKHATLRNRIIMGSMHTRLDMEENGLHKMAVFLEERAKGEAGLIITGGYAPNTAGLIEPGGPILTERAQVPELRHLTEVVHRHGSKICLQILHAGRYAKQVECYGPTNVRSRINKFPPQAMTPEKIEETIEDYVRCAMLAKEAGFDGAEIMGSEGYLINEFTIRYTNDRTDEWGGSEENRHRLPVELVKRVRAATGPEFIIIYRISALDLVENGATADEIDRLAQRVEEAGADILNTGIGWHEARVPTIAYPVPRAAWRFAPARLRRAVKIPVVASNRINTPELAEDVLASGDADLISMARPMLADPHFARKVREGNASKINICIACNQACLDRIFSDRSASCLVNPRACRETEFDEAPAAKSRKVAVIGAGAGGLAAAAEASRRGHSVTLFEASDRVGGQINLARMVPGKVEFDEMLRYFEGLIADGGVRLALNSKPSASELRDSFDAIVVASGVQPRMPDIPGIDHPNVITYTDLLSGKRHAGNRVAIIGAGGIGFDVAEYLCHSHPGEAPKARALSDAGFQQEWNIDATLQQPGGLTGDPLAPRTPTRQITILQRRPSRPGATLGVSTGWILRSSLAKRSVKIITGVAYQRIDDAGLHVLIDNMPQLIEADTIVVCAGQDSNRSLFDELQGSGIETHIIGGAKEAAELDAMRAVDEGTRVAQRL from the coding sequence ATGGCCGATCCCGGAAACGCTCAATTCCCGAACCTCATGGCGCCGCTGCAGCTCAAGCACGCGACTCTGCGCAATCGCATCATCATGGGGTCGATGCATACGCGCCTCGATATGGAGGAGAACGGGCTGCACAAGATGGCGGTCTTTCTCGAAGAGCGCGCGAAGGGTGAGGCTGGGCTCATCATCACGGGCGGTTATGCGCCGAACACGGCCGGTCTGATCGAGCCGGGCGGGCCGATCCTCACCGAGCGCGCGCAGGTGCCCGAACTGCGTCATCTGACCGAGGTCGTGCACCGGCACGGCAGCAAGATCTGCCTGCAAATTCTGCACGCCGGACGCTACGCGAAGCAGGTGGAATGCTACGGACCGACCAACGTCCGCTCGCGCATCAACAAATTTCCCCCGCAGGCGATGACGCCCGAGAAGATCGAGGAGACGATCGAGGACTACGTGCGGTGTGCCATGCTGGCGAAGGAAGCCGGCTTCGACGGCGCCGAAATCATGGGCTCCGAAGGTTACCTCATCAACGAGTTCACGATCCGCTATACGAACGATCGCACGGATGAATGGGGCGGATCTGAAGAGAACCGGCATCGTCTGCCGGTCGAGCTTGTCAAGCGCGTACGCGCTGCGACCGGACCGGAATTCATCATCATCTACCGTATCTCCGCGCTCGACCTCGTCGAGAACGGTGCGACCGCCGATGAGATCGATCGCCTGGCGCAACGCGTCGAGGAAGCAGGCGCCGATATCCTCAACACAGGTATTGGATGGCACGAGGCGCGTGTCCCGACCATCGCGTATCCGGTGCCGCGCGCGGCGTGGCGCTTTGCACCGGCGCGTCTAAGGCGGGCGGTGAAAATCCCGGTCGTCGCGTCGAACCGCATCAATACGCCTGAACTCGCCGAAGATGTGCTCGCCTCGGGCGATGCCGACTTGATCTCGATGGCGCGACCGATGCTCGCGGATCCGCATTTCGCTCGAAAAGTGCGAGAAGGCAATGCGAGCAAGATCAACATCTGCATTGCCTGCAATCAGGCTTGCCTCGATCGGATTTTTTCCGATCGCAGCGCAAGTTGTCTCGTCAACCCGCGCGCCTGCCGCGAAACGGAATTCGACGAAGCGCCAGCCGCGAAATCGCGCAAGGTCGCCGTGATTGGCGCTGGAGCTGGCGGCCTCGCGGCCGCCGCGGAAGCCAGCCGCCGCGGCCACAGCGTGACGCTGTTCGAAGCGAGCGACCGCGTCGGAGGACAGATCAATCTCGCGCGGATGGTGCCCGGCAAAGTCGAGTTCGACGAGATGCTGCGCTATTTCGAAGGCCTTATCGCCGACGGCGGTGTCCGCTTAGCGCTGAACTCCAAGCCATCGGCGAGCGAGCTGCGCGATTCGTTCGATGCTATTGTCGTGGCTTCGGGCGTTCAGCCGCGCATGCCAGACATTCCGGGGATCGATCACCCGAACGTCATCACCTACACGGACCTGCTGAGCGGCAAGCGTCATGCCGGCAATCGCGTTGCCATCATCGGCGCGGGCGGCATCGGCTTCGATGTCGCCGAATATCTTTGTCACTCGCATCCGGGTGAAGCACCGAAGGCGCGCGCGTTGAGCGATGCGGGCTTCCAGCAAGAATGGAATATCGACGCGACGCTGCAGCAGCCTGGCGGCTTGACGGGCGATCCGCTCGCGCCGCGCACGCCGACGCGGCAAATCACAATCCTGCAGCGCCGCCCGTCACGCCCTGGAGCGACGCTTGGCGTATCGACGGGCTGGATTCTGCGCAGCAGCCTCGCAAAGCGCAGCGTAAAGATCATCACAGGCGTTGCGTATCAACGCATCGACGATGCGGGACTCCATGTGCTCATCGACAATATGCCGCAACTCATCGAAGCGGACACGATCGTCGTCTGCGCGGGGCAGGATTCGAACCGCTCGCTCTTCGACGAGTTGCAAGGTAGCGGCATCGAAACGCATATCATCGGCGGAGCGAAAGAGGCGGCGGAACTCGATGCGATGCGCGCAGTCGACGAAGGGACGCGCGTAGCGCAACGCCTCTAA
- a CDS encoding enoyl-CoA hydratase/isomerase family protein: MTENPIRFAVDNGIATITIDRPERKNALSVEAMNGLTDAWQRVNEDNAIRVVILTSADCGVFCAGLDLKQAAEIRKRDNVDILTLMRDPLQAAMRKVEKPIVAAMTGSLMAGGMLLALQSDLRVGLAGTRAGITEVKMGRGTPWAVPLLWMIPQPLAMELVLTGETMPIERLAAVGFTNYLEATPDAVRQRARALAEKIVEGAPLSVKSAKLSLLAGMDLGCADGLIEANRLHVETYASQDAIEGPRAFAEKRKPVWQGR, from the coding sequence ATGACCGAAAATCCTATCCGCTTCGCAGTCGACAACGGCATTGCGACAATCACCATCGATCGGCCTGAACGTAAGAATGCGCTCTCGGTCGAAGCAATGAACGGCCTCACCGACGCATGGCAACGGGTGAACGAAGACAACGCGATCCGCGTCGTCATCCTGACGTCGGCGGATTGCGGCGTGTTTTGCGCCGGGCTCGATCTCAAGCAGGCGGCCGAGATTCGCAAGCGCGACAATGTCGATATTTTGACTCTGATGCGCGATCCGCTGCAGGCCGCGATGCGCAAAGTCGAGAAGCCGATTGTCGCCGCGATGACGGGGTCGTTGATGGCGGGCGGGATGCTCCTCGCGCTACAAAGCGATCTGCGCGTCGGCCTTGCCGGCACCCGCGCAGGCATCACCGAAGTGAAGATGGGGCGCGGCACGCCGTGGGCGGTGCCGCTGCTGTGGATGATCCCGCAACCGCTCGCGATGGAGCTTGTTCTCACCGGCGAAACCATGCCGATCGAACGGCTCGCCGCCGTCGGCTTCACCAACTATCTCGAGGCGACGCCGGACGCGGTTCGTCAACGCGCACGCGCACTGGCCGAGAAGATCGTCGAAGGCGCGCCGTTGTCGGTGAAATCCGCCAAGCTCAGCTTGCTTGCTGGCATGGATCTTGGCTGCGCCGATGGGCTCATCGAGGCTAATCGCCTCCATGTCGAAACTTATGCGAGCCAAGACGCGATTGAAGGTCCGCGCGCCTTCGCGGAGAAGCGCAAGCCGGTTTGGCAAGGCCGCTGA
- a CDS encoding TetR/AcrR family transcriptional regulator, whose product MKPKSTKSSPDKARESAALVAKSEKSRDAILDAAAALFRRQGYSATTLRQIASKAKIKAGSIYYYFDSKEEILEEVLDRGLQHVYDSVKAAVKQAGDVPYRKRIGLAIEAHLVALLETSEFTSANIRMYGQLPERLKKKHRPLRRAYAKYWDKMFTDARRAGEIRADMEIVPLRIFVLGALNWTIEWFQLDTKNAVLELARRTELLIFDGLKKA is encoded by the coding sequence ATGAAGCCGAAGTCTACGAAATCCTCGCCCGATAAAGCGCGAGAGAGCGCGGCGCTCGTGGCAAAATCCGAGAAATCGCGCGACGCGATTCTCGATGCGGCCGCGGCGCTGTTCCGCCGGCAAGGCTATTCGGCGACGACGCTGCGGCAGATCGCCAGCAAGGCGAAGATCAAGGCCGGCAGCATCTACTATTATTTCGACTCGAAGGAAGAGATCCTCGAAGAGGTCCTGGATCGCGGCTTGCAGCACGTCTATGACTCGGTGAAGGCTGCCGTAAAGCAGGCCGGCGACGTGCCGTATCGCAAGCGGATCGGGCTTGCGATCGAGGCCCATCTCGTCGCGCTACTCGAGACCAGCGAATTCACCTCAGCGAATATCCGCATGTATGGGCAACTACCTGAGCGGCTCAAGAAGAAGCACCGGCCGCTGCGCCGCGCTTACGCGAAATACTGGGACAAGATGTTCACGGACGCGCGGCGTGCGGGAGAAATCCGAGCCGATATGGAAATCGTCCCGTTGCGGATCTTCGTTCTCGGCGCGCTGAACTGGACTATCGAGTGGTTTCAGCTCGACACCAAGAACGCCGTGCTGGAACTCGCGCGGCGCACCGAACTCCTGATCTTCGACGGCTTGAAGAAAGCCTGA
- a CDS encoding Y-family DNA polymerase, which yields MRTGRQSAAQTGGVPVERPLVFATPVKGAMRIAALCRSAMELGLRTGLTLADARARFPDIDVAEDDPTADSTLIDQMLEDCDRWTMLVGRDDPHGLMLDITGCAHLFGGEMLMRRKIIARFNRAGFDLTATIAGTPDAARALARYGRSGIVRDGEEAAVVRPLPVAALEMPEDARLALSRAGLKTVGDLADRPSQPLAARFSEVLTAKLHRVLGQHDIRITPYRAPPACVVERLFPEPVATAETIQLTLRRLVARVAVLLEKRGDGGRMFEASFYRTDGAVRRITVGTGRPTRDGRIVMRLFDEKIDTLADPIDPGFGFDLIRLAVPATEPFENDQPSFDGKVAEEQEVTDLIDRLVARFGADAVLRFVAADTHDPLRAARLIHASGNAAVAIAWPETEPDEPPTRPLRLFDPPEPIDTFAEVPDGPPIRFRWRHVLHDVTRAEGPERIASEWWRKTHVPTRDYFRVEDAAGRRFWVFREGYHGAEGETPRWFLHGLFA from the coding sequence ATGCGGACAGGCCGGCAGAGCGCAGCGCAGACTGGCGGCGTGCCGGTTGAGCGGCCGCTTGTTTTTGCGACGCCCGTTAAGGGCGCAATGCGGATCGCGGCGCTCTGCCGCTCCGCAATGGAACTCGGACTCCGCACCGGCCTGACGCTCGCTGACGCTCGCGCCCGCTTTCCCGATATCGACGTCGCGGAGGACGATCCGACGGCCGACAGCACGCTGATCGATCAGATGCTGGAAGACTGCGACCGCTGGACCATGCTGGTCGGCCGTGACGATCCGCATGGGCTCATGCTCGACATCACGGGATGCGCGCATCTCTTCGGCGGCGAGATGCTGATGCGCCGCAAGATCATCGCGCGATTCAACCGCGCCGGTTTCGATCTCACGGCGACGATCGCGGGAACGCCGGATGCGGCACGCGCCCTCGCCCGCTATGGGCGCAGCGGCATCGTGCGCGACGGCGAGGAAGCCGCCGTGGTGCGCCCGCTGCCGGTCGCGGCGCTCGAAATGCCGGAGGATGCGCGGCTTGCGCTGTCGCGCGCCGGATTAAAGACCGTCGGCGATCTTGCCGACCGGCCGAGCCAGCCGCTGGCCGCGCGTTTCAGCGAAGTGCTCACCGCCAAGCTGCATCGCGTGCTCGGTCAGCACGATATCCGCATCACGCCCTATCGCGCGCCGCCGGCTTGTGTCGTCGAGCGGTTGTTTCCGGAGCCTGTCGCGACGGCGGAAACAATCCAGCTCACGCTTCGGCGGCTGGTCGCGCGCGTCGCCGTGTTGTTGGAGAAGCGCGGCGACGGCGGACGCATGTTCGAGGCGAGCTTCTATCGTACCGACGGTGCGGTGCGTCGCATCACGGTCGGCACCGGACGGCCGACGCGGGATGGCCGCATCGTCATGCGGCTCTTCGACGAGAAAATCGACACACTGGCGGACCCGATCGATCCGGGCTTTGGTTTCGATCTCATTCGCCTCGCCGTGCCGGCGACCGAACCGTTCGAGAACGATCAGCCGAGTTTCGACGGCAAAGTCGCGGAGGAACAGGAGGTGACCGATCTGATCGATCGCCTCGTCGCCCGTTTCGGCGCCGACGCGGTGCTGCGCTTCGTCGCCGCCGACACGCACGATCCCTTACGCGCGGCGCGTCTCATCCATGCCAGCGGCAATGCGGCTGTTGCCATCGCGTGGCCGGAAACGGAGCCGGACGAGCCGCCGACGCGGCCTTTGCGTCTCTTCGATCCGCCGGAGCCTATCGATACTTTCGCGGAGGTGCCGGACGGGCCGCCGATCCGTTTTCGCTGGCGGCATGTGCTGCACGACGTGACGCGCGCCGAAGGGCCGGAGCGCATCGCATCGGAGTGGTGGCGCAAGACTCACGTGCCGACGCGCGATTATTTTCGCGTCGAGGATGCGGCGGGCCGACGCTTTTGGGTGTTTCGCGAAGGTTATCACGGCGCGGAAGGCGAGACGCCGCGCTGGTTTCTGCATGGGCTGTTCGCATGA
- a CDS encoding error-prone DNA polymerase translates to MNSTAPAAYAEMAAASNFSFLRGASHPQDMLLTALLLGHTGIGIADRNTVAGVVRAHAALRELRESGVPPPDKIRAGGSPGEFVFIEHEWNGEEPPSRDVLRKLAENFKLIVGARLAFADGTPDIIAYPVNRAAWGRLCRLLTAGNRRTKKGDCVLYLSDLLEFVEGLLLIVMPERWLNGLDVLLKRLDAAAPGSVWLSAAMGRRGDDRRRLMRLRAVAQAADVPLIAINDAIYDSPSARDLQDILTCIREGVTIETAGRRLEPNAERHLKSATEMARLFRDAPDAITETQHLLARVDFTLADLKYDYPDEPVPPGWSPQGWLEELTRRRAAIRYPDGIPEKVANLITSELALIKKLDYARYFLTIHDIVRVAEDKGILCQGRGSAANSAVCYALGITSVDPAEHDVLFARFISEERREPPDIDVDFEHERREEIIQYIYERYGRHRAGIAATAICYRPRSAMREVGKALGLTEDITARLTSTQWGSWDSIEDEKIRQTGLDPQNPAIRQALDLAGRLLGFPRHLSQHVGGFVLTRGRLDETVPIGNAAMADRTFIEWNKDDIDELGLMKVDVLALGMLTCIRKAFEFIKKHTGVQHDLASIKSVDDDEVYQMLQRGESLGVFQVESRAQMNMLPRLKPRTFYDLVIQVAIVRPGPIQGDMVHPYLRRRNRLEKVEYPSPSPEHGPGDELFQVLNKTLGVPLFQEQAMHLAMVAAKFSDSEANQLRRAMATFRNVGTIQNFESLMVERMVTRGYDRDFAQRSFEQIKGFGSYGFPESHAASFAKLVYISSWIKHHHPAAFAAALLNSQPMGFYAPAQIVMDAQKNGVEARAVDVNHSFHDNTLEHTGNGTLALRLGFRQIDGIGSELGPKIPDIAALRGDGYPDIETLRARTRLPIPMLHRLADADAFRSMGLDRRAALWAVRRLPDDSALPLFAAADARELGHDAAVSLPDMPLHEHVVADYQTLRLSLKAHPMEFLRPIFRREGISSAAETDKKSNGAYCRMAGIVLVRQRPGNGKAIFITLEDETGITNIVLWARTFERLRGAVMGSRLMLIEGRVQKSPEDVVHLMAENVIDRTDELRRLSEDHTAKIQLTRADEFLHPQHPRNLSTHPRNVRVILKSRDFH, encoded by the coding sequence ATGAATTCAACAGCGCCAGCGGCGTACGCGGAGATGGCGGCAGCCAGCAATTTCTCGTTCCTGCGCGGCGCGTCGCATCCGCAGGACATGCTGCTGACCGCGCTGCTGCTCGGCCACACGGGCATCGGCATCGCTGATCGCAACACAGTCGCGGGCGTCGTGCGCGCTCACGCGGCGCTGCGGGAGCTACGCGAATCCGGCGTGCCGCCGCCGGATAAAATCCGTGCTGGCGGGTCCCCCGGCGAATTCGTTTTCATCGAACACGAATGGAACGGCGAAGAGCCGCCGAGCCGCGATGTGCTGCGCAAGCTGGCGGAGAATTTCAAACTCATCGTCGGCGCTCGGCTCGCCTTCGCGGACGGCACGCCCGACATCATTGCGTATCCGGTGAACCGCGCCGCCTGGGGGCGGCTCTGCCGTTTGCTCACCGCCGGCAACAGACGCACCAAGAAAGGCGACTGCGTTCTCTACCTTTCCGATCTCCTCGAATTCGTCGAGGGACTGCTGCTGATCGTCATGCCGGAGCGATGGCTGAACGGTCTCGATGTTTTGCTCAAACGTCTCGATGCAGCAGCGCCGGGCTCCGTTTGGCTCTCGGCCGCGATGGGGCGACGCGGCGACGACCGCCGGCGCCTCATGCGTCTGCGTGCTGTCGCACAGGCGGCCGATGTACCGCTGATTGCGATCAACGACGCGATCTACGACTCGCCCAGTGCACGCGATCTGCAGGACATTCTCACCTGCATCCGCGAAGGCGTGACGATCGAGACAGCCGGCCGCCGATTGGAACCCAATGCGGAACGCCACCTTAAATCCGCAACCGAGATGGCACGATTATTCCGCGACGCACCTGATGCGATTACCGAGACGCAGCACCTGCTCGCCCGCGTCGATTTCACGCTCGCGGATCTTAAATACGATTATCCGGACGAGCCGGTTCCGCCCGGCTGGAGCCCGCAAGGCTGGCTCGAGGAACTGACGCGGCGGCGCGCCGCCATCCGTTATCCAGACGGCATTCCGGAGAAGGTGGCCAATCTCATTACGTCCGAGCTCGCTCTCATCAAGAAACTCGATTACGCGCGCTATTTCCTCACCATCCACGACATCGTCCGCGTCGCGGAAGACAAAGGCATTCTGTGCCAAGGCCGCGGCTCGGCGGCAAATTCCGCCGTCTGCTATGCGCTCGGCATTACGTCGGTCGATCCCGCCGAGCATGACGTTCTGTTCGCGCGCTTCATCTCGGAAGAGCGGCGCGAGCCGCCCGATATCGACGTCGACTTCGAGCACGAACGGCGCGAAGAGATCATCCAATACATCTACGAACGCTACGGCCGACATCGTGCAGGCATCGCAGCGACTGCCATCTGTTATCGCCCGCGCAGTGCGATGCGCGAGGTCGGCAAAGCGCTCGGCCTCACCGAGGACATCACGGCGCGGCTGACTTCAACGCAATGGGGCAGTTGGGATTCGATCGAAGACGAGAAAATCCGTCAGACCGGACTCGATCCGCAGAATCCCGCGATACGTCAGGCGCTCGATCTCGCAGGCCGCCTGCTCGGCTTTCCGCGCCATCTCTCGCAGCATGTCGGCGGTTTCGTGCTGACGCGCGGTCGCCTCGACGAGACGGTGCCGATCGGCAATGCCGCGATGGCGGATCGCACCTTTATCGAATGGAACAAGGACGACATCGACGAACTCGGATTGATGAAGGTCGACGTGCTCGCGCTTGGCATGCTGACGTGCATTCGAAAGGCGTTCGAGTTCATCAAGAAACACACCGGCGTGCAGCACGATCTCGCCAGCATCAAAAGCGTCGATGACGACGAAGTCTATCAGATGCTGCAGAGAGGCGAGTCGCTCGGTGTCTTCCAAGTCGAAAGCCGTGCGCAGATGAATATGCTGCCGCGCCTGAAACCTCGGACATTCTACGACCTTGTCATCCAAGTCGCGATCGTGCGTCCGGGCCCGATTCAAGGCGACATGGTGCACCCTTATCTCCGCCGGCGAAACAGACTGGAGAAAGTCGAATATCCATCGCCATCGCCTGAGCATGGTCCAGGCGACGAATTGTTTCAGGTCCTGAACAAAACACTGGGCGTTCCGCTCTTTCAAGAGCAAGCGATGCATCTCGCGATGGTCGCGGCGAAATTCTCCGACAGCGAGGCCAACCAATTGCGCCGCGCAATGGCGACGTTCCGCAACGTCGGAACGATTCAGAATTTCGAATCGCTGATGGTCGAGCGTATGGTCACTCGCGGTTACGATCGCGATTTCGCGCAGCGCAGCTTCGAGCAGATCAAAGGCTTCGGCTCATACGGATTTCCGGAAAGCCATGCGGCGTCGTTCGCGAAGCTCGTCTACATCTCGTCGTGGATCAAGCATCACCATCCGGCCGCCTTCGCGGCCGCGCTGCTCAACTCGCAGCCGATGGGATTTTACGCGCCGGCGCAGATCGTGATGGACGCGCAGAAGAACGGCGTCGAAGCGCGGGCAGTCGACGTCAATCACAGCTTCCATGACAACACGCTGGAGCACACCGGCAATGGTACGCTCGCGCTCCGGCTCGGCTTTCGCCAAATCGACGGCATCGGATCGGAACTCGGCCCGAAAATTCCGGACATCGCGGCGCTGCGCGGCGACGGCTATCCGGATATCGAAACGCTGCGCGCCCGCACGCGTTTGCCGATCCCCATGCTGCATCGGCTTGCCGATGCCGATGCGTTCCGCTCGATGGGGCTTGATCGCCGTGCGGCGCTGTGGGCCGTGCGCCGCCTGCCGGACGATTCTGCGCTGCCGCTGTTCGCGGCAGCCGATGCGCGCGAACTCGGTCACGATGCGGCCGTGTCGCTGCCCGATATGCCGCTGCATGAGCATGTCGTCGCGGATTACCAAACGCTGCGGCTTTCGCTCAAAGCGCATCCGATGGAATTCCTCCGTCCCATTTTTAGACGCGAGGGCATATCGAGTGCGGCCGAAACGGACAAAAAATCGAACGGCGCTTATTGCCGCATGGCGGGCATTGTGCTGGTCCGCCAGCGGCCCGGCAACGGCAAGGCGATCTTCATCACGCTCGAGGACGAGACCGGCATTACCAACATCGTGCTGTGGGCGCGGACTTTCGAGCGCCTGCGTGGCGCCGTGATGGGATCACGCCTGATGTTGATCGAAGGTCGCGTGCAGAAAAGCCCAGAAGACGTTGTGCATCTGATGGCCGAGAATGTCATCGATCGCACCGACGAACTCCGCCGCCTGTCGGAGGATCACACGGCGAAAATCCAGCTCACGCGGGCCGACGAGTTTCTTCACCCGCAACATCCGCGCAATCTGTCGACCCATCCGCGCAACGTCCGCGTCATCCTGAAATCGCGCGATTTCCATTAG
- a CDS encoding SDR family NAD(P)-dependent oxidoreductase: MTQLPKMRYAADLLQDKVALVTGGGSGMGKATALEMARCGARIVVLGRRIEPIEACANEIRAFGGEALAISGDIRDADRIDEVMREIKSTYGKLDILVNNAGGQFVTPARELNNKGFETVIRNNLIGSWQMTKAAADHFMFEHGGSVVFVTACVKSGLTGFVHTAAARGGVLMMMKTLAAEWAEYGIRLNCVAPGTVKTEGMGHYPISPEQWLKLNRNVMGHMGDVEDIAGTIIFLASPLGKFVTGEEWYIDGGETLHLKHDARDMIDAMMFAKRERGDGKIKS, from the coding sequence ATGACGCAGCTACCTAAAATGCGATACGCCGCCGATCTCCTGCAGGACAAGGTCGCGCTCGTCACCGGCGGCGGCAGCGGCATGGGCAAGGCAACTGCGCTCGAGATGGCGCGCTGCGGCGCGCGTATTGTCGTTCTCGGCCGGCGCATTGAGCCCATCGAGGCTTGCGCGAACGAAATCCGCGCGTTCGGCGGCGAAGCGCTGGCGATTTCGGGAGATATTCGCGACGCGGATCGCATCGACGAAGTGATGCGCGAGATCAAAAGCACCTACGGCAAGCTCGATATCCTCGTGAACAACGCGGGCGGCCAATTCGTGACGCCGGCGCGCGAGCTCAACAACAAAGGCTTCGAGACCGTGATCCGCAACAATCTCATCGGATCGTGGCAGATGACGAAAGCTGCCGCCGATCACTTCATGTTCGAGCACGGCGGCTCGGTGGTGTTCGTTACGGCCTGCGTAAAATCGGGCCTCACCGGGTTCGTGCACACCGCCGCAGCGCGCGGCGGCGTGCTGATGATGATGAAGACACTCGCGGCCGAATGGGCTGAATACGGGATCCGCCTCAACTGCGTCGCCCCCGGAACCGTGAAGACGGAAGGTATGGGGCATTACCCGATCAGCCCGGAGCAATGGCTGAAACTCAATCGCAACGTGATGGGCCACATGGGCGATGTCGAAGACATCGCTGGGACGATCATCTTTCTCGCGTCGCCACTCGGCAAATTCGTCACCGGCGAAGAATGGTACATCGACGGAGGCGAGACGCTGCATCTCAAGCATGATGCGCGCGACATGATCGACGCTATGATGTTCGCCAAGCGCGAGCGCGGCGACGGAAAGATCAAGTCTTAG
- a CDS encoding 2OG-Fe(II) oxygenase produces the protein MSAKSVVRTATSGALTPEARVSEYDWPALGRELDAYGCAVLPKLLAADECRDIAAMYPDDNHFRSHIHMARHGFGKGEYRYFKYPLPHLLGELRSALYPHLAGVANAWSARMGLEQRYPEDHATFLKRCHEAGQTRPTPLLLQYVAGDFNCLHQDLYGDLAFPIQVAILLSEPDSDFTGGEFVLTEQRPRMQSRAEVVPLRQGDAVAFAVHHRPVQGTKGNYRVNLRHGVSRVRSGMRHTLGIIFHDAR, from the coding sequence ATGTCCGCAAAATCAGTGGTGAGAACGGCAACCTCCGGAGCGTTGACTCCGGAGGCTCGCGTTTCGGAATACGACTGGCCAGCGCTTGGCCGCGAACTCGATGCATATGGTTGCGCGGTTTTACCGAAACTTCTCGCGGCCGACGAGTGCCGTGACATCGCGGCGATGTATCCCGACGATAATCATTTCCGCAGTCATATCCACATGGCGCGGCACGGCTTCGGCAAAGGCGAGTATCGCTATTTCAAATATCCGCTGCCCCACCTGCTCGGCGAACTGCGCAGCGCGCTGTACCCACACCTTGCAGGAGTAGCCAACGCGTGGAGCGCGCGGATGGGGCTCGAGCAGCGGTATCCGGAAGACCATGCAACATTTCTCAAACGCTGCCACGAGGCCGGCCAAACGCGGCCGACGCCGCTGCTGCTGCAATACGTCGCCGGCGACTTTAATTGTCTGCACCAGGACCTCTACGGCGACCTCGCATTTCCAATTCAGGTCGCGATCCTGCTCTCGGAGCCTGACAGCGATTTCACCGGCGGCGAATTCGTATTGACCGAGCAGCGGCCCCGCATGCAAAGCCGCGCGGAAGTGGTGCCGCTACGCCAGGGCGATGCCGTCGCGTTTGCGGTGCATCATCGCCCGGTGCAGGGCACGAAGGGCAACTACCGCGTGAACTTGCGCCATGGCGTGAGCCGCGTGCGATCCGGCATGCGGCATACGCTCGGCATCATTTTTCACGACGCGCGATAG
- a CDS encoding ImuA family protein, with the protein MTRDALAALRRTLATLQQGPPSAPALFSTGAATIDESLGGGLAHAGMHELYAREGFADAAAVAGFGLGLALRAADTRHIVWVRQTYVDTEAGWLYGSGLSAFGLDPARLVLVRARDPTAALRATAEAARCAALGAVIVELWGSPPVLDLKASRRLALALQQSGVTLLMMRLGAEPSPSAAMTRWSVSSRASAALEANAPGRPAFDIHLLRHRAGITGRWSLEWDRDDIAFADPAPLSRPLVSVPRGQPAAADADRPAERSADWRRAG; encoded by the coding sequence ATGACGCGCGACGCCTTGGCGGCGCTGCGAAGGACCCTTGCGACCTTACAGCAGGGGCCTCCCAGCGCCCCTGCCCTCTTCTCAACGGGCGCAGCAACTATCGACGAAAGCCTCGGCGGCGGCCTCGCCCACGCCGGTATGCATGAGCTTTACGCGCGCGAAGGCTTTGCGGATGCGGCGGCAGTTGCCGGCTTCGGCCTCGGGCTCGCGCTGCGCGCTGCGGATACTCGCCACATCGTCTGGGTGCGGCAGACTTATGTGGATACCGAAGCCGGCTGGCTCTACGGCTCCGGCCTCTCGGCCTTCGGTCTCGATCCGGCCCGCCTTGTTTTGGTGCGGGCCCGCGATCCAACCGCCGCGCTGCGTGCGACGGCCGAAGCTGCGCGCTGCGCCGCTCTCGGCGCCGTCATCGTCGAGCTCTGGGGTTCTCCGCCGGTGCTCGATCTCAAGGCGAGCCGGCGCCTTGCTCTCGCGCTTCAGCAATCCGGCGTGACCCTTTTGATGATGCGGCTCGGTGCCGAGCCGTCCCCCAGCGCCGCGATGACGCGCTGGTCAGTCTCCTCGCGCGCGTCGGCCGCGCTCGAAGCCAATGCGCCGGGCCGCCCGGCTTTCGACATTCACCTCTTGCGTCACCGCGCAGGCATTACGGGCCGATGGTCTTTGGAGTGGGATCGTGACGATATCGCCTTCGCCGACCCGGCGCCGCTATCTCGCCCTCTGGTTTCCGTTCCTCGCGGCCAACCGGCTGCAGCGGATGCGGACAGGCCGGCAGAGCGCAGCGCAGACTGGCGGCGTGCCGGTTGA